A segment of the Psilocybe cubensis strain MGC-MH-2018 chromosome 5, whole genome shotgun sequence genome:
ATAGGTATTGCTATTTGTGTAGTAAGCGAGGTTCTCCGATAAGCTTGAAGGATACGACTCACACCAGATCAATTAGATAGCGCTTACTGAAGCCACCGCCGCGATCATTGGGGGAGTGCAAGCAGCCACTGTTGATTTACAAAGACTGCAGAGTGCAGCTTTTGCTAGCACTACGGTGAGCTCGTTTCATCATTGTGATATCTTGTTTTTGATCAGTCAGATGAGTAGATCTGGCTTGCAGGAAGTGCGGTTTGCGATATCATCATTGCTGGTTGTATGAGCTACTTTGTAAGTAAAGATTTCATTTCAAATCAGAAAATAGTCCTCAATTGTTTCCATAACATTTTTAGTTGTCGAAAAAGGATACGGCATTTAAGGCTACTCGGACCGTCATCAACAAGCTCATCCGACTCACCATCGAAACTGGCACGCTGACTGGTAGGGCTCGCCGAAAATAGTGTTATATTTGTATCACTAAAACTTGCTCCGCCAATCAGCCACGGTCGCGACAATTGATattgttcttttccttgcATTTCGGCACAACAACTACCATACCGCACCTGCCACTATTTTGGCGAAGCTATATTCTAATACGCTTCTCATGATATGCAACAGTCGTATGCGAATCGTTGGGGGTCGTGATCCCACGCATTCGACATCAGAGCTTATGGACATGCCTTTGGATGCGACATCAGGGATCGAATTCAACAAGTTTACGAGATCCGTTGACTTGATTCCTCCCACACAACGACCGAAACCATTCACAATACACACTGATACTTGGGCAGAGAACGATGATACTGATCAGGTAAGTAATTCTCCGGTATTGAAAGCCAATCTGGTTCTCACCGTAAATCATATTCTGTTTTATTATCAGCGGCATAAGGCTAGTTCTTCATATCTGGCAGAGGTCACTCCCGATGGCAGAGACACAAAGGTGAATCTTCAAAGTGCACttggcagcagcagtcaCGATACAGAAAATGCTTAAACCGCCCCCAAAATTATTACACCAACTGTACCATCTGCATCCAAGTTGCTTATATGTAAGTAAGTTATAGTATCCGATAGCCTTGTGCTGTATGTAAGTATAAGCGAAGGGGTTGTAAAATCTGCGCATGTTGCCTAGTAGGCTAGTTATAATAGTAATGGACTCACATGGTCAGCGCCAGCCGTCGGTGGCCACGTCTCCTCCAAATGTTGTTTTGGCGTTTTGCTGGAACCTACGCCGCATCAAAATCACTTCTTATTCATCGCGGGCTACAACCGATGCCAAATCTGATATCGTTAGCTGTCTTTGCTTGGGGAATGGAGTGAGCGTGTTGATATCCTATACCAATATTCTCACATGGAAATACAActcttcaaaatttaaaTAGTTTCGGCAACAACAATTCAAGTATATACTGGTGTTCATTCAATAGTAAGGGTTTTTATCCGGGTATTTTATGAACTTTTCCGAAAGGACTTGATGTGGAGGCTTGCAATCGGCGAAAATGATTTGAAGTCGGAGTCCCGGAGATGCCTGACTTCAAATTGGACTAGCTTGAGTATGGAATACAGGTTTTTATAAATGGATGGCAGTTTAGTGCATAAAACTATCACATTGCGAAGAGAAGATTTGATTTCTGACCAAAGTATCGAAGGAATCACAATCGATGTAAGGTCTGTTTGAAAGAGGAATAAATTTGGTCTGTCTTGCCAATGCCCCATTTGCTTTGGCACTCTCCGAACGCCCAGGAACCTAAAGCCCAGGTAACAGTATTTAAACGGTTCACACTGGGGTACAACGCGTTGTCAACAATTTAAGCAAAGAACCAATCCCGATAATTCAGTTAGAAAAGTAGTTGTTGAGACTTGGCTAAACTATCACATGACTATGAAAAGCGGAACATGATTCCTGTAGAGGCAGCGTCCTGGCAGCGTCAGTACATATACAACTCACGAGTACTGGCATACAAAGCAAGTTTTCGCCTATGATTTCCCAGGTACGAAGCCTGCAACCCTAGGCCTGGGCGTCTCGTCTCACATAGGACACCAATAAATGTCATTGACCAATTTCCAGGCCTAGAACTTGGAGGATGATTGAACTATAGCTCAGAGGCACCTTGGGGCGATGACTGCGGGAGCAAAGCAGAAGCAGTGAACACAAGTTTAAAAGGTTCCGAATATGGAGAGACAAGACGAATCTGAAACGCGGAGTGGCACTTGTGGATGACTAAGGCACAAACGCAGATTTACGGTGCAGTGTGTTATTCGACAAGGACCAACGTTTAAGGGCGCAGATATGCCTCCTGGGAGGTTGACAGGGTCGGGTATCCCAGAATGAGGCAAAAGTGAGAAAAGCTGAGAGAGAGCGATAAACGTTGGAGGCTGTAGTAAGCACGCAGTAAACCCGAAAAGGCAATGTCGACAAACAAATAGCGAGGAGCGTGCGCACCACACCCCTTTCCTCCCAACCCAACCATCCGACATCAGCTCATCCCTTTCTCAGCATAGTTGCCACCACATAGCCAATACTGCGAGACCCTTTGACATGAAGTATATAGAGATACCATCTCTATCCCATTTGGCCCAGTCGCTCACCCATGAAGGCCCAGAATGTTCTGTTCACACGCGGATGGAGGCATACAGTTGCAAGAACATCAAGCGCGACAAAAAGCTCTTCAAAGCTCTCGAAAACGCGTACCAGGAAGATGTTTCCAATTCCCCTCCCCTGCCCTCGTGGCTTGCCCTCGACCGTGAGGCAGAAATGACTCCATTCGGCCCCATCGACAAGCAAGCATCTCGAAAGACGCTTTATTTGCTCATTGCCACCCTCAACGTTGCCTTCCCCGACCACGAATTCTCTGATGTCAGGCCCTCTCACTttgtcaaagaaaaagatgggGCAAACATCCTCAACGCCCTCAGCAACACACTCTTATCGCCCCAACGGGCAGGCTCAAACGCACCTCGCTCCTATTCATCCTATCCACCGACCTCGCCAGACTTCTTTCCCTCGTCGGAATCAAGTTCTTCATCACCGTACGATAGGAAAATTCGCAGTCCATTATCACCGCCCGCCATTGAGTCCGGTACTCATCCAACCCTGTTCCGTCTCATTGACGACGTGATCGGACTATCGGAATGTGAAGTCTTTTCATACACCCCCGAAATCGACTCTGATCCACACGCCAATGATTTCtctgacgatgaagatgatgtcGCCTCCATCGCCGATGAGGCTTCCTCGAGCGACGAAGACGCCACCTTCGAATTCGACAATTATGACATCGATGAGGTCAAACCAAGACAATACAGTGGTCCCACCAAGATCCCTCCTCCTACGCCACGCGCGGCTATAAACTATTCTGTTTTTGAAGATATTTCGTCACCAATTTTAACGAGTCTGAGATTGAAACGTCGAGGCGCTCTTCTTTGGTCATCGCATTGGTTCTTCCTGAATCGCAAGATGAAGCGGATCTTGTTTGTATCCGTATGGGCCCGAAGTCGAGGCATAGGTCGAATGTACACcggtgatgatgaagattacGATGTCTTTACTTCCAACGAACGTTTTCAGGCATGGGAAGGAGGAGTCGGGCTTGGTGCGCGTTCTATTGGATTGAATGGACATTGAACTTGGGCGGCTTTATGCCTGTGAGTATATGCACGTGTACCGGAAGGGACACGCTTCTCACCTGAATACCACTTATGTTGATACCCTACCCTCCCTTATTGCTTCAGCTACTCCTCCATAATCTGCTGAAACCCGGGTTATCCGTGCGTTTCGTCACATAGTTCCTCCTCTTGTACTTCTAGTTTGGATGCCTCCTGTATTATATGATATTCTCGCTTTCAAGAGAATCGAGCACACTATATCCACACACCTGTAAATAATCTTTTGCTTTCGTTTATCTTCTTTTTGGCCACCACCATATCATATCTGGTTAATAGACCACCGACTAAATTTTATTCGTCCATTAGTGTCAAAGTTGGTGACATGCTAAACGGCAGAGTCAGTATTCTAGAAATGCAGGCGTGTAGTCTGATAGTCGATGGCTAAGCTTTCAGGAATCAGCTGACAATGGATGTTCACGTCGCCTCGAGAGTGGAAGTTTAGCACCGATACAAGAGGCGGTGGCTTGGGTATGTCGCCGAGATCCGCATGAACCCTGTGTCAATAGAAGGGGATTCTCCCAAGACCGCAAAGCTGAGGTGCCATGGAAGACAGAAAACGGACGAAAACACCTCGGTTGTATCGTGTCCTCCCCGCCTCTCAGGCAGATGAAATATAGCCAAGAGCAACAAGCGTTCCAGATATGAGCAAGAGAGATCCTAAACAGAACAATAAGGTAGGAGAGACCAACGAACAGGAACTAGTATATCATTGAGCACGTCGTGGCCAGAGGAGTGCAGAGAAGGGAGGGaaatatattttttgtgaGCGAATGCCCAATTTCAAATTGACTCAATCGATGACGGTCATGTGATCGCTTCAGATATCTTGCGCTGATCCGGGCTTCCTGTCAAGTTCTGCCATGTTCTCCAACTTGAACTCCAACTACTCCGTCCATGAGCGCCGTTTCAAGTTCATTACTTCACCGATTCTACTCAATATCCTAAAATACTTGAGTATACAACCTATATATTCTTTTTGAGGATGACTGGACTCCTTTATGCCTTTCAAATGTGTTTCTGTCTGTCTGTCATTGGGTACTTCTCGAACTTGGTGTTGATCATGAAGAGCAATTGAGCGCCTGTTTTTCAAAATTTGTTTTCCTCATGTATAGATCTGGTACCACTTCCGAAGTGGAGTCTGGGTTGTCTCTCCGAGATGGATTCTTTTGTGTTGTTTCCAGTCATGACGAAACGTCTTTTCCTTCCTTAAAGTCTTTTTAGTGCAGCAGCGCCAACAATTAATTTGCGCCCTCCGCGGACATCTTTAGCACATCTTCATGCTCCAAAATGGCTCCAACTCGTTCCGTTAAGCAACTATATAACTGCCCGGTCGGTACCAATAATCACTTACCTTCCAGGATGCAAAATACGGTATACCTGCAAGACGTACCTCCAGGAAAACATTCTTTACCTCCAACGATCCCCCACGCGGCTCATAGGCATGCAGCCCCATCAGGACCTTGGCCATGGTTCGATTTGGTCGATGACGACGCACCTTTTCCGATCGTTCCACCGGAGCACAGCAAGAGGAAGGGGACTGCCAATCCTGAGAATGACTCCCGAGATCAGGACTGGAGACGATACCCCGAGCTCTTATACCCGAATTGGACCCATTATCGTCTTGTGAGAAGCGGGATCGCTGGTGTTATTGACAAACCGTCGGACCGTCGTTGTGTGCTATATCATATTGATGTCGGGTCGGATGGACATTTCTCGCAGCCAGGTCACCATACGGTGGAACATGAAAAGGAGGAGGAATTTTGGAAAATGATGACAGTGAGGTTCATTTCTTGCGACCAGCCAGTGTGTACTGACACGTTTCGTTTCTTTTAAGGAAAGAAAACGCGTCGATAGAAATAGAGTGCGTCTGATATTTGTTGAAAACATCTCGGGTGCTGTTTTACAGATGCTAGGGACTACGTTAGTGTGGCTCGCAAATATTCTTCTTTCAATATATCTATATCTCACCACGACACACGTTCCACAGGTACAACATTGaacccttcttcttctcttcttccctAAACTGGATCCCTTCCCGATATCAGGAGAATGTCATTGAAAATGACAGTGATCGTCAGTCGCCCTTCAAGTTCCAAACAATCTCCTTTAATACTGACACGACCAGCATAGACATAACGTTAATACTTACATTTCTTAGATCAATGCCCAACCCTGTTACAGCGCCCAATACACCTATGCTTGGTGGCCAGTTTTTTTCCCAAATTATGTCACGGCCTGGGCAAACTACTATTAACACACAGGCACCTCTCATTTTGAAGTCCTGTGAATCGTATCTTCCGATTTGGCACGCCTTATACAACTGATATTGTTTCTATCCATAGGTGATAAGATACTTCTTTTGGATCTTATTTCTCTCCACATGGTTCGCAGGAAGGACGGCAGCACTGTAATTTCTTATCACCCAACCTCTGAATGGAAAAGCACGAGTGCACGGTATTTACACTCCCGTGTACGATATGCTGGAGAAAGTGTTTATTGGCAGTCATTGTTCCGCCAGTCTCAGGACCCAACCCTCGTTATGTTATGCATGCTCTGGTACCCGTTGTACGGGTGGGATGAATCTCTGGAAACTCTCTATTCTCATATAAGTTGGCTGGTTAGTAACACCCTCCCTTGTTTACATTAAGGAAACTTGTTCACACAAACCTTGTTCAATCAGGAGTCCCGTGTCCTGATAGCGAACGACATTCATTTGACTCGGGAACTACACATCATTCGCGCCTACCTCCTGCACTATGCATCACTCCTGGAGAGCTTCCGAAAATCTGTCCTTTTCCTGAGGAATACCCCAAACCCTGCGATGAAAGACCAAGATGACTTCCAGAAATCCATGGATGTCATGAACCGAGAGTGCGATACATTGCTATCTGAAATAGAGCGCCTGGACATGTATCGTCGGATGCAGGAGATGAGGCTGGATAACGTGGTAAACCTGGTATGATTGCCGTCATCCTCCTTGCAGTGCTCATTTTAACTATTGCTCTCGGACACACGTCTATCTTAGGCCTTTGCTAGTGTGAATTTTCAGGACAGCAGGGACATGCAGCGTTTGTCGGAGGCGTCTCTTCGGGATGGGACTGGTAAGTCTACCCCATAAGGAGTAGTCGATAATGATGAGGTGTCAATCTAAACATTTCGgcatttttgtttgatccATTACAGTAATGAAGCAGATATCCTACCTTACAATGATTTTTCTCCCGGCGTCGTTTGTTGCGGTGAGGTTTCGGTGCATAGAAATTATTTGGCTACCACTGACAGCCGGTAATCAATCAGTCGGTCTTTGGTATGAATCTATCAAATCTGCAGGATGGCTCTTATGGAACATTGGCCCATTACTTTGAAGTGGCCATTCCTCTAACTTGCATTAGCATTTGGATTATCGTAGGACTTCATGAAAGCAAGGAGCGAAATGACGAAATCGAGACGACTGTCTTGTACCGATTGCAGTGGCCTATACGATCTCTAAAACGCGTGACAGCCAAGGTGCGCAAGAAGAGGCGAGGTGTCAATGAAGGGGTGGTATAATTATTGAAGACAGCAATAAATCATATGTGCCGTATGCTTGTAATTAAGGAGGAGCATTGTTCATCGTTCAAACAACATCTATCATAGTCTTTCTCCACTCTTTCACCGCATCCCGGAAACTGTGGTATCATCGGTGTATGGTTGTGACTTCATGCAAAAATTTGGCAGACGTGGAAGATCGACGACGGAGGTTGGGCAGTAGTGTATCCGGAGACCGATGGGCTAgcatttttgaaaaattgtGATCTTGGTCCGGAACATCATTTTCGCACCCACGCGGAACGGCGAACGTGTCTTGTCATTGTTACGACAGTGTTACTGAGGATCCGACATGGAGTCTGGATACATTCGCCTCAGATGCCTGTATTTACGGAGAGAGTATAACGCCAGAGTTTCTGGAGACGGTTGTGGTCTGGGTGAGCGCAAGGTTGCTACGCTTAAGGAAGGTAAATTCGCACCTTTCTTTATGTATTCCCCCATTTTGAGAGCGTTTTCAATGTCTTCTTTATTGGTAAGATGCCTATTCTCTATGGCAGACCATAAATAAACGAACATCATGCAGTGCTATCCGACGTACTTTCGAATAGCCTGCGCATCCTGCCATGGAAGTCGTACCTGATTGAGGATCATAATCAGGGTCAGCACACACACAGGGTTCTAAATTGCGCGACTGGAAACAGACGATGGATCTGGATAATCACGTCCAAGTCTATGTAGTTCTTTGTAGAGTGCTAATGCCCGTAGACGTGTCGAATTACATGCCATAACCTCAGGATAACCTGTAACTAGAATGTGGGGTAAGGGGGAAGGACGACAGCGGACCTTGAATTTTCAAATGGAACACTGTGGGAATATTCCCCATTGGTCAGCAGCTAAAGAAATATCTGTGGGATTCCCAAACAATTGGCTGGAAGGCGCTCTACGCTGCTGAGCGCCTTCAGAGCGTTCTCATACGCTGTTCCGCCTTTAAAACTGCTCGTGCGACACCTGAA
Coding sequences within it:
- a CDS encoding Repressor of RNA polymerase III transcription maf1 translates to MKYIEIPSLSHLAQSLTHEGPECSVHTRMEAYSCKNIKRDKKLFKALENAYQEDVSNSPPLPSWLALDREAEMTPFGPIDKQASRKTLYLLIATLNVAFPDHEFSDVRPSHFVKEKDGANILNALSNTLLSPQRAGSNAPRSYSSYPPTSPDFFPSSESSSSSPYDRKIRSPLSPPAIESGTHPTLFRLIDDVIGLSECEVFSYTPEIDSDPHANDFSDDEDDVASIADEASSSDEDATFEFDNYDIDEVKPRQYSGPTKIPPPTPRAAINYSVFEDISSPILTSLRLKRRGALLWSSHWFFLNRKMKRILFVSVWARSRGIGRMYTGDDEDYDVFTSNERFQAWEGGVGLGARSIGLNGH